Proteins co-encoded in one Epinephelus moara isolate mb chromosome 13, YSFRI_EMoa_1.0, whole genome shotgun sequence genomic window:
- the LOC126399379 gene encoding transmembrane protein 238-like — protein MSTSVQVEPVMERRYEGVGRCKCSFWFAVAHDILGVFIMMVGVFGGLVIHDLFIYAGAIIIFLSLIWWVFWYSGNIDVPPEELEDDVGLIKLKNHGLSRVVRRVSDRLSSRIRNSFRRSGPSIKADPAVNNRPSNTGSEVPLSTIYDATMVSSKELVRETLSI, from the coding sequence ATGTCCACATCTGTACAGGTAGAGCCAGTCATGGAGAGAAGGTATGAAGGAGTCGGCCGCTGCAAGTGCTCGTTCTGGTTCGCAGTGGCCCACGACATACTCGGTGTCTTCATCATGATGGTGGGAGTGTTCGGAGGGCTGGTTATCCACGATCTGTTCATCTACGCGGGGGCTATCATCATCTTCCTCAGCCTGATCTGGTGGGTGTTCTGGTACTCCGGGAACATCGACGTGCCGCCTGAAGAGCTGGAGGATGATGTGGGCCTGATCAAGCTGAAGAACCACGGACTCAGCCGGGTGGTGAGGCGCGTGTCCGACCGCCTCTCCAGCAGGATCAGGAACTCTTTCAGAAGGAGCGGCCCATCCATCAAAGCAGACCCCGCAGTTAACAACAGACCTTCAAACACTGGTTCAGAGGTGCCACTCTCCACTATCTATGACGCCACCATGGTCTCATCTAAAGAACTTGTCAGAGAGACATTGTCAATATGA
- the rsl1d1 gene encoding ribosomal L1 domain-containing protein 1: MADKTPVVLDRAQVKKAVQALQAFLKTKSTSDALFLEDAQPISLLFTLWMVPREAQSIRIPLPHGQRPDTDEVCLFTRDEPKMTSDQTQRFYKKLLEEKGVKNITEIIPYSVLRTEYKPYEAKRRLLGNFDVFLSDDRIRRRLPSHLGKHFYERKKEPLSVNLQSKHLARDIQRVIQGTYLKVTNKGCCCMARIAHAGMTADEVTENIEAAVQTVVAKLRTKGPVMKLIHIKSQTSVALPIFTSDLNQLSELEKIKELARKKRGGKDKKKAEKNEAENTKQTDATSEGKEEEIPQLVPMATPIKKPKLEKPSKEKQLEKAPKPAVAKKEGKAPNKKTKTAGKTDSKVKRKVPKVK, translated from the exons ATGGCAGATAAAACACCGGTTGTCTTAGACCGGGCACAG gtgaaAAAGGCCGTCCAGGCTCTGCAGGCTTTCCTGAAAACTAAGTCCACCAGTGATGCCCTGTTTCTGGAAGACGCTCAACCGATCAGCCTGCTCTTCACCCTCTGGATGGTCCCGAGGGAGGCACAGTCCATCCGCAT TCCCTTGCCCCATGGCCAGCGGCCTGACACAGACGAGGTTTGCCTCTTCACCAGAGATGAgcccaaaatgacctcagaccAGACCCAGAGGTTTTACAAGAAGCTGCTGGAGGAGAAGGGAGTGAAAAACATCACTGAG ATCATCCCGTACTCGGTCCTGAGGACGGAGTACAAACCGTATGAAGCCAAGCGCCGTCTGCTGGGGAACTTTGATGTGTTCCTTTCTGACGACCGCATCCGCCGCCGGCTGCCATCCCACCTCGGAAAACATTTCTACGAGAGGAAAAA GGAGCCGCTGTCTGTGAACCTGCAGAGCAAACATCTGGCCAGAGACATCCAGAGAGTCATCCAGGGCACCTACTTGAAGGTCACCAACAAGGGCTGCTGCTG CATGGCGCGTATTGCCCACGCCGGCATGACCGCAGATGAGGTGACAGAAAACATCGAGGCTGCTGTCCAAACAGTGGTGGCCAAACTACGCACG AAAGGACCAGTGATGAAGCTCATCCACATAAAGAGTCAGACGTCAGTGGCCCTGCCCATCTTCACCTCAGACCTGAACCAGCTGAGCGAGCTGGAGAAGATAAAGGAACTGGCTCGCAAGAAAAGG GGTGGCAAAGACAAAAAGAAGGCAGAGAAGAACGAGGCAGAGAACACAAAGCAAACCGATGCCACCAGTGAGGGAAAGGAGGAAGAAATCCCACAGCTGGTTCCCATGGCAACACCTATTAAAAAGCCTAAACTGGAG AAGCCATCTAAAGAGAAGCAGCTGGAGAAGGCACCCAAACCTGCTGtagcaaagaaggaaggaaaagcACCAAACAAAAAGACCAAGACAGCCGGCAAGACCGACTccaaagtaaaaagaaaagtgccTAAAGTGAAATGA